The Thermotoga sp. SG1 region AAAGGAACGTACGGAAAGGCGTTGATTATAGCAGGTTCAAAACTGTACTCTGGAGCTCCTGTTTTGGCTGGTATGGGGGCTTTGAAGGTGGGGGCGGGCCTTGTGACTCTTGTGGTGCCTTTTCCACAGAATCTGGTTGCAACATCCAACTTTCCTGAACTCATCTCCGTTCCCGTTGAAACGAAGAATGGATACTTCAGCGCTGAAAACGTGGAAGAGTGCTTGAAGATGGCGGAGAAGGTCGATGTGGTGGCTGTCGGCCCTGGACTTGGGAACAACGATGACACGAGAAGATTCGTCAACGAATTTCTGAAAAAACTGGAAAAACCCGTTGTTCTGGACGCCGACGGTTTGAACGTTCTAGATTTATCGATACTTTTGGAAAGGAATCATCCAACGGTGATAACACCGCATCCTGGGGAAATGGTAAGGCTCTCTGGTAAAACGATAGACGAGGTGAAGTACAACTACGGTTTCGCGGAAGAGTTCGCCAGAAAACACCGATGCGTCTTGGTTTTGAAATCAGCCACCACCATCGTCACAGACGGAGAAAATACATTCTTCAACACAACGGGTAACACGGGTCTTTCGAAAGGAGGCAGTGGGGACGTTCTGACCGGGATGATCTCAGGTTTCATGGCTCAGAAACTATCTCCTCTTGAGGCAAGCATTCTTGCGGTGTATTTGCATGGAATGGCGGCGGAGCTTTTCGAAGACGATGAAAGAGGTTTCACCGCCTCAGAGCTTTTGAGGCTCATCCCGAAAGTCATAAGGGGGCTGAAAGAATGAACGCTGTGGAAAAAATCGTCAGGGATCTTCTGAGCGAAAAAAGGATAACCGAAGCCCGCAATCTCCTCTCCCTCTTTCCTGGAGAGTTTCCTCACCTCGAACTGGAGGTAGAGTACGCTGCTCGAAACTGGAAAGCAGTAAGGAAAATCTATGAGTCTCTACCCGAAGAGTTGAAAGAAAAGTACGCAGAACACTACGAACATGCGACGAGTCAGTACAGCATAGACTATTCGAGAGAGGCAGAAGAAGCCTTGAAAGAACTCGAAAGAAAAAACGTCCAGGGAGCCATCTCCATCGTCGAGTCCATCGTGAAAGATTATCCTGAACTGGTCGAAGTCGTTGCGCTGAGATACAAACTCGCCAGACAGCGCAACGACAGGAAGGCAATGGAGAAGTATAGAAAGATTCTGACGGAACTCGATAGAACGCATCCTGTGCTTTTCGAAAATGGTCTTTCCAGTCGAAAAGCCGGTCTCTTTGAGATCCTGACCATATCTCTCCTTGTAGCCATCTTTCTTGTTTCCATTTTTGCTCTCTACATCGTTCCTTCGAGCGTAAAGGAAAAGGTTGGAGCGCCAGTGATCGAACAGGTGGTCGATGTAAAGCCTTTGGAGCAGCGTGTTGAAGATGTGCTGGCAAACATATCAGTTCTCGCTGAAAGCATGGGAAAACTGAACGATCTTGTTGAAGGAATGTTCACTGAAGTACAAAGCGACGTGAAAACTGTCTCTGAGGATCTCGAAAGCCTGAAGGATCTCCTGACAAACCTCAACAGGAAGCTTTCTCAAATAGAATCAGCACTGGGTGCGAGTTCAACCAGAGAGTCCACCCCTTCCGTGGTCTACGTCCCATTGAGGGAAAGTCGTATAGAGAGGGCAAGGTCTCTCTGGCTTCTCGGTTACATGTTCTACTTGAGAGGGGATTACGATGAAGCCATAAGGAGATTCGATCTGGCCATAGAAGAGATAGGAGAAGAAAACGTTTACTTCAAAGACGATGTCTATTACTACAGGGCGCTGAGTTACTACTTCAAAGGAGATCTCTTCACTGCAAAGAGACTCTTTGAAGACTTCATAGAGAAGTTTCCGGACAGTGAATACGCAGACGATGCCGAGTACTTCCTGAAGAGATTATGAAAAGCGCTGTTTTTTACAAAAGACTGGAAAAGTGTGATATCTGCCCCAGAACCTGTGGCGTGAATCGCCTGAAAGGTGAAAAGGGAGCCTGCGGTGTTTCTAACCGTCCCGTCGTTTCTTCATGGGGCCCTCACTTCGGTGAGGAAAGAATCCTCGTTGGGAATGGAGGAAGCGGCACGGTCTTTTTCACCTTCTGTAATTTGAGATGCGTTTATTGTCAGAATTACGAAATCAGTCAACTTGGTATGGGAAGAGAAATTACCATCGAAAAACTTGCAGAGATATTTTTGGAACTTCAGAACATGGGTGTGGAAAACCTCAATCTGGTGACTCCGACCCATCAGGTTCCCTTCATCGTTGATGCCCTTGAAAGAATAGAAAGGAAAATACCCGTTGTCTGCAACTGTGGTGGATACGAGTCCGTTGAAACGATCGATCAACTGGCAGGCTTTGTGGACATCTACATGCCCGATTTCAAGTACAGTGATCCGGAACTTGGTATGAAACTTTCAGGGGTCACAGACTATCCTCAGGTTGCCTTCGAAGCCCTGAAAGTTATGGTGAAACAAACTGGAGAACCCGTGTTGAAGAATGGTATCATGAAGAAAGGAGTTCTTGTGAGACACCTGGTCCTTCCTGGATACATCGAGAACAGCCTGGGTGTTATCGATCTGCTTTCAAAGATAGAACCAAAGCCTCTTGTGAACATAATGGCACAGTTTCGTCCAGAGTACCGTGCGCAAAAGTATGGCCTGGACAGGGGTATAACCCGGGAGGAATACCTGAAGGTAATTGAGTACGCACAAAAAAAGAACCTGAATCTCATAGAAACTGAGAGGTGGCTCAGGTGGTTGTAGTAGATTACGAAATAAAACCTCAGAGTTTTCCGTTCTTTCCTCTCGACTGGTCACAGATCTTTGGTAGAGAGTCGAAAATCGTCGTGGAGATAGGCTTTGGAAACGGCGAGTTCCTTGCGGAGATGGCAAGAAAACACCCCGAAAAGGACTTCGTGGGTTTTGAGGTTTCCATAACCTCTTTCGTCAAAGCGCAGAAGAAATTCAAAAACTACGGTTTGAAGAACGTGAAACTTGTGAAAGTGGACGGCAGATTCGGTCTGAGAGAACTTTTTCCCGACAACAGCGTAGAGAAGGTCTACGTGAATTTTCCATGCCCCTGGCCGAAGAAGGGGCACGAAAACAGAAGAATCACCAGTCATGATTTCATACAGACCCTCTCTGCTGTGCTGGAAATGGACGGTACCCTTGAGTTTGCAACTGATGAGGAATGGTACGCTAAAGAGGTGCACGAAGCTTTTGACACCTCCGAATATTTCGTAGTGGATTCCTTCGTGGAAAACTTTCAAAGGGAAGTGGAAACACGCTACGAGAGAAAGTGGAAGTCTCAGGGTAAAAGGACCTTCCTGATCATTGCACGAAAAGTAAAGCACGGAACGGTGAAAAGATTGCTGGAGGGGGAAAACACCGTGGCGCACGTCACTTTTGAAGGTACGGTTTCCTGGGAGAAACTGAAGAGTTTAGAAGGAAAGGTGTTCAAAAACAAAAACAAAGTGTTTGTTGTGAAAAGAGTCTATAGAGACGGCGGATACCTTTTGAAGGTGATCTCAACGGACGAGGGAGATTTTCGTCAGATTTACTATCTGGATCTTTCGGGGAAAAACGGAAGATGGGTTTTGAAACTGGACGATGGGTCCGATCCTTACAGAACTCCTGCCATAAAGTGGTCTCTCAGAAAGATCGCTGAAGAACTAACCACTTGAGGCCCTGTGGGATATCTCACCAACGATTTCATCGATGTACATCTTCAACTGCCTGTTTCCCTTGAGCAGGGAGTTTTTGACCTTTTTCACACTATCGGCGACCACAGGGTGGGACCTGTTGAACTTTTCCGCAATCGTCCTCAACGAACTCTTCAGATAGGTCTTTGCAATGTACATTCCTATTCTTCTGGCCATGAGTGCCTTTGCGTTCCGGCTGCTCGACAGAATCTCTTCCTTCGGAACATCCATCACCCTCGAGACGATCTCTATCAACTCATCGATGGGATCGAAAATCGGCTTTCTTTCGGGTTTTATGAAATCCTTCAAAAGTGCGATCGCCTCTTTCAGATCGACCTCTCTTCCCGTGGTTTCTTTGTAAACAAGAAGTTTTATTATCGCGCCCTTGAGTCTTCTCAGGTTGTCGTCCACATTCTCTGCAACGAAATCTAGAACCTCTTCTGGGAGTTCTCCCTCTTCAACTTCAAGCATTTTTCTTGCGATGCTCTTCCTTGTTTCCTTGTCGGGTGGCTCCAGCTTTGCAACGAGTCCCATCTGGAATCTGGAGATCAATCTGTCCTGAAACTCTTTCAACATGTGTGGTTCTCTGTCAGAGCAGATGACTATCTGTTTTCCCGAGTCATGAAGTTCGTTGAAGGTATGGAAGAGCTCTGTCTGAACTCCCGTTTTCCCTATGAGAAACTGAATATCATCTATCAGAAGAACGTCCACTTTCTTTCTATACTTTTCTCTGAACTCGGCAAGCTTTCCCTCTTTCATACTGTCGACCAGATCGTTCAGGAATTTCTCACTGGTGATGTACATCACTCTCAGATCAGGTTCTCTCTGAACGATGTAATTCCCTATCGATTGAAGAAGGTGTGTTTTCCCAAGTCCCACTCCTCCGTATATGAAGAGTGGGTTGTACTTTCCCGGGTGTTTTGCAACTTCCAGTGAGGCGTGATAGGCAAAGGAATTCCCCGGACCAACAACGAAATTCTCGAAAGTGTAGGCAGGGTTC contains the following coding sequences:
- a CDS encoding NAD(P)H-hydrate dehydratase: MKEIDEITINEYGMDSKVLMERAGISVLLALEEELGNLSGRRFLVLCGGGNNGGDGFVVARNLLNVARDVLVVFLGKNRTPDCDYNYNLYLKFGGKILDRFDTSLLKEYDVVVDAIFGTGLKGEVTGEFAKVIDSVNNSNTYVVSVDIPSGVDADTGKVLGTAVKANLTVTFGAPKVGHLIFPGREYTGRLKVANIGHPLSLLEPLKRHVITREMAVSLLPERPKDSHKGTYGKALIIAGSKLYSGAPVLAGMGALKVGAGLVTLVVPFPQNLVATSNFPELISVPVETKNGYFSAENVEECLKMAEKVDVVAVGPGLGNNDDTRRFVNEFLKKLEKPVVLDADGLNVLDLSILLERNHPTVITPHPGEMVRLSGKTIDEVKYNYGFAEEFARKHRCVLVLKSATTIVTDGENTFFNTTGNTGLSKGGSGDVLTGMISGFMAQKLSPLEASILAVYLHGMAAELFEDDERGFTASELLRLIPKVIRGLKE
- a CDS encoding tol-pal system YbgF family protein, producing MNAVEKIVRDLLSEKRITEARNLLSLFPGEFPHLELEVEYAARNWKAVRKIYESLPEELKEKYAEHYEHATSQYSIDYSREAEEALKELERKNVQGAISIVESIVKDYPELVEVVALRYKLARQRNDRKAMEKYRKILTELDRTHPVLFENGLSSRKAGLFEILTISLLVAIFLVSIFALYIVPSSVKEKVGAPVIEQVVDVKPLEQRVEDVLANISVLAESMGKLNDLVEGMFTEVQSDVKTVSEDLESLKDLLTNLNRKLSQIESALGASSTRESTPSVVYVPLRESRIERARSLWLLGYMFYLRGDYDEAIRRFDLAIEEIGEENVYFKDDVYYYRALSYYFKGDLFTAKRLFEDFIEKFPDSEYADDAEYFLKRL
- a CDS encoding radical SAM protein, encoding MKSAVFYKRLEKCDICPRTCGVNRLKGEKGACGVSNRPVVSSWGPHFGEERILVGNGGSGTVFFTFCNLRCVYCQNYEISQLGMGREITIEKLAEIFLELQNMGVENLNLVTPTHQVPFIVDALERIERKIPVVCNCGGYESVETIDQLAGFVDIYMPDFKYSDPELGMKLSGVTDYPQVAFEALKVMVKQTGEPVLKNGIMKKGVLVRHLVLPGYIENSLGVIDLLSKIEPKPLVNIMAQFRPEYRAQKYGLDRGITREEYLKVIEYAQKKNLNLIETERWLRWL
- the trmB gene encoding tRNA (guanosine(46)-N7)-methyltransferase TrmB, with translation MVVVDYEIKPQSFPFFPLDWSQIFGRESKIVVEIGFGNGEFLAEMARKHPEKDFVGFEVSITSFVKAQKKFKNYGLKNVKLVKVDGRFGLRELFPDNSVEKVYVNFPCPWPKKGHENRRITSHDFIQTLSAVLEMDGTLEFATDEEWYAKEVHEAFDTSEYFVVDSFVENFQREVETRYERKWKSQGKRTFLIIARKVKHGTVKRLLEGENTVAHVTFEGTVSWEKLKSLEGKVFKNKNKVFVVKRVYRDGGYLLKVISTDEGDFRQIYYLDLSGKNGRWVLKLDDGSDPYRTPAIKWSLRKIAEELTT
- the dnaA gene encoding chromosomal replication initiator protein DnaA, giving the protein MKERILQEIKTRVNRKSWELWFNSFEVKTIEGNKVIFSVGNLFIKEWLEKKYRSVLSRAVKTVLGHDATYELTYESFDSHTSYSEPLVRKKAVLLTPLNPAYTFENFVVGPGNSFAYHASLEVAKHPGKYNPLFIYGGVGLGKTHLLQSIGNYIVQREPDLRVMYITSEKFLNDLVDSMKEGKLAEFREKYRKKVDVLLIDDIQFLIGKTGVQTELFHTFNELHDSGKQIVICSDREPHMLKEFQDRLISRFQMGLVAKLEPPDKETRKSIARKMLEVEEGELPEEVLDFVAENVDDNLRRLKGAIIKLLVYKETTGREVDLKEAIALLKDFIKPERKPIFDPIDELIEIVSRVMDVPKEEILSSSRNAKALMARRIGMYIAKTYLKSSLRTIAEKFNRSHPVVADSVKKVKNSLLKGNRQLKMYIDEIVGEISHRASSG